A single genomic interval of Babylonia areolata isolate BAREFJ2019XMU chromosome 26, ASM4173473v1, whole genome shotgun sequence harbors:
- the LOC143300811 gene encoding uncharacterized protein LOC143300811: MSASITSLFLHNSTYSDISTSPVLNSSETSVPEGCVTADFFEFIPWDNEANLIPKEVDDITNVLLLGIGLQLMFLVSFCTNVINMVVFYKHGLKERINACLFTLSVVDLLSVTSSAASWCDVLYMCIIGKIGQLGPAARFFFRNYLIGLYGFVTSSQIVYSVIALERCLCITRPLLVKTFMSTKTTVVVLWSITVTITKLSQWRESVSSVSDSVTSRDVALTRVIVGTSVLFIACIFPAVVMRISSFLVPDFVVGGRYDNLAWFTRRFYILASGLNSTFNFFLYYAYGSKFRETTNRLLSVWCCVESCKPEHKAK, encoded by the exons ATGTCAGCATCAATAACATCTCTTTTTCTTCACAACAGTACATACAGTGACATTTCCACCTCACCTGTTTTGAACAGCAGTGAGACCTCTGTGCCTGAAGGATGTGTGACGGCAGACTTCTTCGAGTTTATTCCCTGGGACAACGAGGCCAATCTTATTCCCAAGGAAGTGGACGACATTACTAACGTTCTGTTGCTGGGAATTGGTCTACAACTGATGTTCCTTGTCTCGTTCTGCACAAACGTCATAAACATGGTAGTGTTCTATAAACACGGGTTAAAGGAAAGAATCAACGCCTGTCTCTTCACTCTGTCAGTGGTGGACCTTTTGAGCGTCACTTCGTCTGCTGCTTCATGGTGTGACGTCTTGTATATGTGCATCATCGGGAAAATAGGTCAGTTAGGACCTGCAGCTCGGTTCTTCTTCCGGAACTATTTGATAGGTTTGTACGGTTTCGTGACATCATCGCAGATTGTGTACAGTGTGATAGCTTTAGAAAGATGTTTGTGTATCACTCGACCTCTGCTGGTGAAAACTTTCATGTCGACAAAAACCACTGTTGTTGTCTTGTGGTCAATCACCGTGACCATCACT AAACTGTCTCAgtggagggagagtgtgtcatcTGTATCTGATTCTGTTACTTCGAGAGATGTTGCTTTAACTCGCGTTATTGTTGGGACTTCCGTCTTATTCATTGCATGTATTTTTCCAGCTGTAGTAATGCGTATCTCTTCCTTTCTCGTCCCTGACTTCGTGGTAGGAGGACGTTATGACAACTTGGCCTGGTTCACTCGAAGATTTTACATTTTAGCTTCTGGACTCAATAGCACTTTTAACTTCTTCCTGTATTATGCCTATGGAAGTAAATTCAGAGAAACGACGAATCGTTTGCtatctgtgtggtgttgtgttgaaagCTGCAAACCAGAACACAAGGCAAAATGA